In Zea mays cultivar B73 chromosome 7, Zm-B73-REFERENCE-NAM-5.0, whole genome shotgun sequence, the following proteins share a genomic window:
- the LOC113509068 gene encoding Putative pentatricopeptide repeat-containing protein At1g19290-like has product MANGAKQQLIRCRLLSLPFLRRGIHSSVPTSVGAATDATLLGRLTRLLLLHRFSAVARLLSSSAPLTPALLHAALRRVRLDADAAVHLFRLAPFPPSLLAHAQLLHILVRARRSADARAILASLLSARPPAPPLFPHLVEVYKEFSFSAASFDLLLRALANAGQLDGALQVFDEMRTLGCRLSMRSCNSILNRLAQTGDLGATVAVFEQMQRAGALPDKFTVAIMAKAYCKVKGVVHALEFVEEMTKMGVEVNLVAYHAVMNGYCEVGQTNDARRMLDSLPGRGFSPNIVTYTLLVKGYCNEKNMEEAEGVVQEIRKNKQLVVDEAVFGAVINGYCQMGRMEDAARLLNEMVDSRLQVNLFVYNIMINGYCKLGRMVEAHNILHEMTGVGVRPDTYSYNSLVDGYCKKGLMNKAFETYNTMLRNGFAATTLTYNALLKGFCSLGSIDDALRLWFLMLKKGIAPNEISCSTLLDGFFKSGKTEKALNLWKETLARGLAKNTTTFNTVINGLCKIERMPEAEELVDKMKQWRCPPDIITYRTLFSGYCKIGDMDRASRILNELENLGFAPTIEFFNSLITGHFIAKQHGKVNDILFEMSNRGLSPNTVAYGALIAGWCKEGDLHTAYNLYLEMIEKGLVPNLFICSSLVSCFYRKGKFDEANLVLQNLVGTDMIPDISAPRLEIGKVANFIDTVAGGNHHSAKIMWNIVIFGLCKLGRIEDAKNLLADLKDKGFVADNFTYSSLIHGCSASGFVDVAFDLRDTMLSVGLTPNIVTYNSLIYGLCKSGELSRAVSLFKKLWTKGISPNAITYNTLIDKHCKDGYITEAFKLKQRMIEEGIHPTVFTYSILINGLCTQGYMEEAIKLLDQMIENNVDPNYVTYWTLIQGYVRCGNMIEISKIYDKMHIHGLLPTNVSGDVKQSCPAIHNPNRETCQMKMHSQC; this is encoded by the exons ATGGCTAATGGCGCGAAGCAACAGCTG ATACGCTGCCGCCTCCTATCGCTCCCCTTCCTCCGCCGCGGCATCCACTCCTCCGTGCCAACTTCGGTCGGCGCCGCTACAGATGCTACACTCCTGGGTCGCCtcacccgcctcctcctcctccaccgtTTCTCTGCCGTCGCTCGCCTCCTCTCCTCCTCGGCCCCCCTCACCCCTGCACTCCTCCACGCGGCGCTGCGCCGGGTCCGCCTCGACGCCGACGCCGCGGTGCACCTCTTCCGCCTCGCCCCTTTCCCCCCTTCCCTCCTCGCGCACGCCCAGCTGCTCCACATCCTCGTCCGCGCCCGGCGCTCCGCCGACGCCCGCGCGATCCTGGCATCCCTCCTCTCCGCACGGCCCCCGGCTCCGCCTCTCTTTCCGCACCTCGTCGAGGTATATAAGGAGTTCTCCTTCTCCGCAGCCTCATTCGACCTGCTCCTCCGTGCACTTGCCAACGCCGGCCAACTCGACGGCGCCCTCCAGGTGTTCGACGAAATGCGAACGCTCGGGTGCCGCCTTAGCATGCGGTCCTGCAACAGTATACTCAACAGGTTAGCACAGACTGGGGACCTGGGCGCCACAGTGGCAGTGTTTGAGCAGATGCAGCGTGCAGGGGCTCTGCCAGACAAGTTCACGGTGGCGATTATGGCAAAGGCTTACTGCAAGGTTAAGGGGGTGGTGCATGCATTGGAGTTCGTGGAGGAGATGACAAAGATGGGTGTGGAGGTGAACCTAGTGGCGTACCATGCGGTGATGAATGGCTATTGTGAGGTGGGGCAGACCAACGATGCAAGAAGGATGTTGGACTCGCTGCCTGGGAGAGGTTTTTCACCGAATATAGTTACATATACATTGCTTGTGAAGGGATATTGTAATGAGAAGAACATGGAGGAGGCTGAGGGGGTTGTTCAGGAGATTAGGAAGAATAAGCAGCTTGTGGTTGATGAGGCTGTTTTTGGTGCAGTGATCAATGGCTATTGCCAAATGGGAAGAATGGAGGATGCAGCTCGATTATTGAATGAGATGGTGGATTCTAGGCTCCAGGTTAATTTGTTTGTGTATAACATAATGATTAATGGATATTGCAAGTTGGGGAGAATGGTGGAAGCACATAACATTTTGCATGAAATGACAGGTGTTGGTGTGAGGCCTGACACATACAGTTACAATAGCCTAGTTGATGGGTATTGCAAAAAGGGTTTGATGAACAAGGCTTTCGAAACATATAATACAATGTTAAGGAATGGATTCGCGGCGACGACATTAACATATAATGCCCTCCTAAAAGGTTTTTGCTCGCTTGGCTCAATCGATGATGCGCTCAGACTTTGGTTCCTGATGTTGAAGAAAGGTATTGCACCTAATGAAATCAGTTGTAGCACCTTGCTTGATGGTTTCTTCAAGTCAGGTAAAACTGAGAAGGCCTTAAATCTTTGGAAAGAAACCTTAGCAAGGGGTTTAGCAAAAAATACAACCACATTTAACACAGTTATCAATGGGTTGTGTAAGATTGAGAGGATGCCTGAAGCAGAAGAGCTTGTTGACAAAATGAAGCAATGGAGATGTCCTCCTGATATTATAACTTACAGAACATTATTTAGTGGTTATTGTAAGATAGGTGACATGGATAGAGCTAGCCGCATTCTGAATGAACTGGAAAATTTAGGTTTTGCTCCTACAATTGAATTTTTCAATTCTTTGATAACTGGACACTTCATAGCTAAGCAACATGGAAAGGTGAATGATATACTCTTTGAAATGAGTAATAGGGGACTTTCTCCTAACACGGTCGCATATGGAGCTCTGATTGCTGGATGGTGTAAAGAGGGAGATTTGCATACAGCCTATAACTTATATCTTGAAATGATTGAGAAAGGTCTGGTACCAAATCTTTTTATTTGCAGTTCTTTAGTGAGTTGTTTCTACAGGAAGGGAAAGTTTGATGAGGCAAATTTAGTGTTGCAAAATCTTGTGGGTACTGACATGATTCCAGATATCAGTGCGCCCAGACTTGAGATAGGGAAAGTAGCAAATTTCATTGATACCGTTGCTGGTGGAAATCATCATTCTGCAAAAATCATGTGGAACATTGTTATTTTTGGTCTATGCAAATTGGGAAGGATTGAAGATGCTAAAAACTTGTTGGCAGATCTAAAAGACAAGGGGTTTGTTGCTGATAATTTCACTTATTCTAGCCTCATCCATGGTTGTTCTGCTTCAGGATTTGTTGATGTAGCTTTTGATTTGAGGGATACAATGTTGAGTGTTGGTCTCACTCCAAATATAGTAACCTACAATTCTCTTATATATGGTCTCTGCAAGTCTGGGGAGTTATCCAGGGCTGTCAGTCTTTTTAAGAAGTTGTGGACAAAGGGTATATCCCCTAATGCTATCACATATAATACATTAATTGATAAGCATTGCAAGGATGGTTACATAACCGAGGCCTTTAAACTAAAGCAAAGGATGATAGAGGAAGGTATTCATCCTACTGTGTTCACCTATTCTATActgattaatggtctctgtactcAAGGCTATATGGAAGAAGCAATCAAGCTTCTTGATCAAATGATTGAGAATAATGTGGATCCAAATTATGTCACATATTGGACACTGATTCAAGGTTATGTTAGATGTGGTAACATGATAGAGATTTCAAAGATTTATGATAAGATGCATATCCATGGACTTCTGCCCACCAATGTTTCTGGGGATGTAAAACAATCATGTCCTGCTATACACAACCCGAATAGAGAAACATGTCAGATGAAGATGCACAGCCAGTGCTAG